One part of the Aspergillus luchuensis IFO 4308 DNA, chromosome 5, nearly complete sequence genome encodes these proteins:
- a CDS encoding HMG-box domain-containing protein (COG:B;~EggNog:ENOG410PQ5M;~InterPro:IPR009071,IPR036910;~PFAM:PF00505) yields MCDRTQAHANTLIPEKGADADQTKSEPLRRHSRLRRSNRAVAMIRNDRDDYTAISRQDLDLPCLLSALTTGIQHIPVRDICAWAHRPVETRRQEARQRQGRIPRPPNPFMLYRLAYSDRAKHWLAQNDDRAISILTGRSWTMEALHIRKKYKTLAVTEKQMHAGAHPGYRFSPSTKKRRSQTA; encoded by the coding sequence ATGTGTGATAGAACCCAAGCCCACGCAAACACGCTGATCCCAGAAAAGGGCGCCGACGCGGACCAGACGAAATCAGAGCCTCTGCGCCGGCACAGCAGACTCCGGCGGTCGAATCGCGCTGTAGCCATGATAAGGAACGACCGAGACGACTACACAGCGATCAGCAGGCAAGATCTGGACTTGCCATGTCTGCTGAGTGCACTGACCACCGGCATTCAGCACATCCCGGTTAGAGACATTTGCGCCTGGGCACACCGTCCCGTCGAGACGCGCCGCCAGGAGGCACGCCAACGGCAGGGCAGAATCCCACGTCCGCCGAACCCATTCATGCTGTACCGGTTGGCTTACAGCGATCGAGCAAAGCACTGGCTTGCACAGAATGATGATCgagccatctccatcctcacaGGACGGAGCTGGACGATGGAAGCCCTCCACATTCGAAAAAAGTACAAGACGCTCGCAGTGACGGAGAAACAAATGCATGCTGGAGCGCACCCGGGATATCGGTTCTCGCCGTCAACCAAGAAGAGACGATCGCAGACCGCATGA
- a CDS encoding uncharacterized protein (COG:S;~EggNog:ENOG410PV1W;~InterPro:IPR011009;~TransMembrane:1 (o630-648i)): protein MTHRGRPLGAGGTGRQYAPDTRDSLTTNIAIGAFHLFHPLFALAMSGSSSPDYKALFLKEAELRRQAEERNRPTTFPEFIHHCHDLLWRPLRAQTPSRSTTGKIPAPIGKRCPVRLLPWTDCEDKQREIYESVCRYLQPTEGDARQLFTSLVALEDHGRRLARRPISSEQDLETYERLAVEDHVHDIVAELCKIPEARQDFRLGNGLWFDNHPNALDEDDEVDASQPSRPSRPSRPDQFCVYHADGNRRTLLTTVEYKPPHKLSAANLRLGLRPMDFWREVVQPDRVPTEEPAKSRYHDERLVGSAIAQEFHVMIQEGLEYSYLTNGLMDVQLWVPYDDPTTLYYHLGDPGIYEMAGVAGHGIPKTRIERALCLCLMSLRAPLRDQAWRNTIKPTLPIWKTSYDSDRAQLVVVELPRDLDVDDATSESASPEQSTSEYLTSSSPIPSGPRVTTRAAASCAPRSGLYHHESSSDSEADPTASAGRKRGFSQVTSSPPTQRSAPPAGRQGNQSGQSRSHDAPYCTQKCLLGLQQGGTLDPKCPNTELHMRGGRADRHPIGAADLVKKLKAQLDQDLDHNCTPIGPCGSSGAPFKITCATFGYTVVGKGTTSRLWGEVSREADVYRILRRAQGSAVSVFLGAINLALTYFLHGAGRIRHMLLMGWGGESVGHDPLDKAIQRAIYRSVKEIRSFGVVHQDLRPDNILWNAELERALIIDFHLCTLDRRPLHKRPRALKRLRCGPDESHSKRVRVV from the exons ATGACCCat CGTGGTCGACCCCTAGGGGCAGGCGGTACCGGACGGCAGTATGCTCCCGACACAAGGGACAGTCTGaccaccaacatcgccaTTGGAGctttccatcttttccaTCCCTTATTCGCGTTAGCGATGAGTGGAAGCAGCTCTCCAGACTACAAAGCGCTTTTCCTCAAGGAAGCTGAGCTGAGACGGCAGGCAGAGGAACGCAACCGACCGACGACTTTCCCAGAGTTCATCCACCATTGCCACGATCTCCTTTGGAGGCCACTCCGAGCGCAAACACCGTCTCGCTCCACGACAGGCAAAATTCCCGCTCCTATCGGAAAACGATGTCCCGTACGGCTGCTTCCGTGGACTGACTGTGAGGATAAACAGCGGGAAATTTACGAATCTGTCTGCCGCTACCTGCAGCCGACCGAAGGGGATGCACGACAGTTATTCACGTCACTGGTTGCCTTGGAAGACCACGGTCGACGACTTGCACGCCGACCCATTAGCAGCGAACAGGATCTTGAGACCTACGAACGACTCGCCGTTGAAGACCACGTGCACGATATCGTCGCGGAGTTGTGCAAAATACCAGAGGCTCGCCAGGACTTCCGGTTAGGCAATGGGTTATGGTTCGATAACCACCCCAATGCtctggacgaagatgatgaagtcgATGCTAGCCAACCATCGAGGCCTTCGAGGCCTTCGAGGCCGGATCAATTTTGTGTTTATCATGCGGACGGTAACCGACGTACCTTGCTCACCACGGTCGAGTACAAACCCCCCCACAAACTCTCCGCTGCGAACCTACGGTTGGGACTCCGACCGATGGATTTTTGGCGAGAAGTGGTCCAACCTGATCGGGTTCCGACAGAAGAGCCAGCGAAATCCAGATATCACGACGAGCGGCTGGTCGGATCAGCCATCGCACAAGAATTTCATGTGATGATTCAAGAGGGTCTGGAGTATTCATATTTGACGAACGGCTTGATGGACGTGCAGCTCTGGGTGCCCTACGATGACCCAACTACCCTTTATTACCACCTGGGTGATCCCGGTATATACGAGATGGCCGGCGTTGCAGGGCATGGAATTCCCAAGACTCGAATCGAGAGGGCCCTGTGTCTCTGTTTAATGAGTCTTCGTGCTCCGCTACGTGACCAGGCGTGGCGAAATACTATCAAACCTACACTACCGATATGGAAAACGAGTTATGATAGCGATCGCGCTCAGCTCGTAGTAGTGGAATTACCACGAGACCTGGACGTGGACGATGCTACCTCTGAATCCGCAAGTCCTGAGCAGTCAACCTCGGAGTACCTCACATCCTcgtcccccatccccagcgGGCCTCGAGTGACTACCCGAGCCGCCGCTAGCTGTGCGCCACGATCCGGTCTGTATCACCACGAGAGTTCTTCGGATTCCGAGGCCGACCCGACCGCATCTGCAGGACGGAAGCGGGGGTTCAGCCAGGTCACATCgtcccctccaacccaacgGTCTGCACCGCCGGCCGGTCGTCAAGGAAACCAAAGCGGGCAATCTCGCTCCCATGATGCTCCATATTGCACACAAAAGTGTCTCCTCGGGCTTCAACAAGGCGGCACGCTTGACCCTAAGTGCCCCAACACGGAGCTGCATATGCGTGGTGGAAGGGCAGACCGCCATCCGATCGGTGCAGCTGACTTGGTAAAAAAGCTCAAAGCGCAGCTCGATCAGGATCTGGATCATAATTGCACTCCGATCGGCCCTTGTGGGTCCTCTGGCGCACCATTCAAGATTACGTGTGCCACCTTCGGATATACTGTTGTTGGGAAGGGGACAACATCGAGACTCTGGGGGGAGGTCTCGCGTGAAGCAGACGTCTACCGGATCCTGCGGCGTGCTCAAGGATCGGCTGTTTCCGTCTTTCTCGGGGCGATCAATTTGGCCCTAACCTACTTCCTCCATGGCGCGGGAAGGATCCGTCATATGCTTCTAATGGGCTGGGGTGGCGAGAGCGTGGGCCATGATCCTCTGGACAAGGCCATCCAACGGGCGATTTATCGGTCGGTGAAGGAGATCCGCTCTTTCGGCGTCGTTCATCAGGACCTTCGTCCGGACAACATCCTGTGGAATGCTGAGCTCGAGAGAGCCCTGATAATTGACTTCCATCTGTGCACCTTGGACCGTCGACCGCTGCACAAACGGCCCCGTGCTCTCAAACGATTACGGTGTGGTCCTGATGAAAGTCACTCAAAGCGGGTGCGTGTGGTATAG